Proteins encoded within one genomic window of Dyadobacter chenhuakuii:
- the treS gene encoding maltose alpha-D-glucosyltransferase: MDKIMEDKNGIFDKNLHWYKDAIIYELHIKAFKDGNCDGIGDFKGLMEQLDYLQDLGVTAIWLLPFYPSPLRDDGYDIADYYSINPSYGDLTEFQDFLKEAHQRGLKVITELVINHTSDQHPWFQRARKAPKGSPEREFYVWTDDPKQFKDARIIFQDYEKSNWTWDSEAEQYYWHRFFHHQPDLNYDSPLVQEEILKILEFWCEMGVDGFRLDAVPYLFERDGTNCENLPETHEYLKKLRSYVDERYPGTLLLAEANMWPEDSAAYFGDGDECQMNYHFPIMPRMFMSLQMEDRYPITDIFDQTPEIPENCQWGIFLRNHDELTLEMVTDEERDYMYKVYVKDPKARINLGIRHRLAPLMENSRKKIELLNSLLFTFPGTPIIYYGDEIGMGDNFYLGDRDGVRTPMQWNPDRNAGFSQANPQRLYLPLILDPQYHYESVNVELQERNSSSLLWWMKRAIATRKKYDAFSRGDIKFLNSENSKVLAFTRTFKDETMLVIANLSRFPQPVELDLDAYKGFQPVEIYSKNKFPSVKDNTPYFFTLEAYACQSFVMQKTHPEIDQNEELPLLELKDWSDLLKPEVLEKLENKFLPSYLMKMRWFGGKGKGLDSIKVVSQATIPLGQNPPAYILLLEMAYQNDLPEMYQLPVAYGKEQFSNRVKEDCPQAVIARIKIGGEEEGVLFDAIYGLEMQQALLVNMGENVKLKAKNSEIHFTGNADLAAHIKENDKFKPRVLSGEQSNTSITFDGKYFFKLYRKVDRAINPDMEITHFLTHEAQFKNIPAFVGAVEWKHKNDSMVLGMMQEMVVNSTDAWANMLDRLDSFNEKILSTSEIQLPTELVGTLTNPVGYEDIPEALKDLLDVPVAEQVALLGTRTAEMHLALASGKNNPDFKPEEFSLHYQRSVYSSLQSLVRVAFQSLNRNTKKLTPEAQQEAADVLQMKDEILTELKKVYSRKIDTDKIRIHGDYHLGQVLFTGKEFIILDFEGEPARSYSERRLKRSALRDVAGMLRSFHYAAYGSLHLDNQVRKEDITKLLPFVEQWYHYMSGFFMKAYLETVKDSPIIPQKKEDLEVLLQTFLLQKAIYELNYEVNNRPTWVMVPLSGIKSLMHKSEPQVTA, encoded by the coding sequence ATGGATAAAATAATGGAAGACAAAAACGGAATATTTGATAAGAACCTGCATTGGTATAAAGATGCCATTATATATGAATTGCACATTAAAGCATTTAAAGACGGCAACTGCGACGGGATCGGAGATTTCAAGGGGCTTATGGAGCAACTTGACTATTTGCAGGACCTTGGCGTAACGGCCATCTGGTTATTGCCTTTTTATCCATCACCGCTCCGCGATGATGGTTACGATATCGCGGATTATTACTCGATCAACCCATCTTATGGCGATCTGACGGAGTTCCAGGATTTCCTGAAAGAAGCTCATCAGCGCGGCTTGAAGGTGATTACCGAGTTGGTTATCAACCACACTTCTGATCAGCATCCCTGGTTTCAGCGTGCAAGAAAAGCACCGAAGGGATCGCCGGAACGCGAGTTTTATGTCTGGACAGACGATCCGAAACAGTTTAAAGATGCCCGGATCATTTTCCAGGATTATGAAAAATCCAACTGGACGTGGGATAGCGAAGCAGAACAATATTACTGGCACCGCTTCTTCCATCACCAACCGGATTTGAACTACGACAGTCCTCTGGTACAGGAAGAAATCCTGAAAATACTGGAATTCTGGTGTGAGATGGGTGTGGACGGTTTCCGTCTGGATGCTGTTCCTTACCTGTTTGAACGGGATGGAACAAACTGTGAAAACCTTCCTGAAACGCATGAGTATCTTAAAAAACTGAGATCTTATGTAGACGAGCGCTATCCGGGCACATTGCTGTTGGCGGAAGCGAATATGTGGCCGGAAGATTCTGCTGCGTATTTCGGCGACGGTGATGAATGTCAGATGAACTATCATTTTCCAATTATGCCGCGCATGTTTATGTCGCTGCAAATGGAAGACCGCTATCCTATCACTGATATCTTTGACCAAACGCCTGAGATTCCTGAAAACTGCCAGTGGGGAATATTCCTGCGGAACCATGACGAGCTGACGCTGGAAATGGTAACCGATGAGGAACGTGACTATATGTATAAAGTATATGTCAAAGATCCGAAGGCAAGAATCAACCTGGGAATCAGGCACAGACTTGCTCCTTTGATGGAGAACAGCCGGAAGAAGATTGAGCTGCTTAACTCGCTGCTTTTCACATTCCCCGGCACACCTATCATTTACTATGGTGATGAAATTGGTATGGGCGATAACTTCTATCTCGGCGACCGCGATGGAGTAAGAACGCCTATGCAATGGAACCCCGACCGTAATGCAGGCTTTTCGCAGGCCAACCCGCAGCGGCTTTACTTACCATTGATCCTGGATCCGCAATATCATTATGAATCGGTGAATGTGGAGTTGCAGGAGCGTAATTCATCCTCATTATTGTGGTGGATGAAAAGGGCTATCGCTACCCGGAAGAAGTACGATGCATTCAGCCGCGGGGATATTAAGTTTCTCAATTCAGAGAACTCAAAAGTGCTGGCTTTCACCAGAACTTTCAAAGACGAAACCATGCTGGTGATCGCGAACCTGTCGCGCTTCCCGCAACCCGTGGAGCTGGATCTGGACGCATATAAAGGTTTCCAGCCGGTGGAAATATACAGTAAGAACAAATTCCCTTCGGTTAAGGATAACACACCCTATTTCTTCACATTGGAGGCATATGCTTGTCAATCCTTTGTAATGCAAAAAACGCATCCGGAAATTGATCAGAACGAGGAGCTTCCGCTGCTTGAACTGAAAGACTGGAGCGATTTGCTTAAACCGGAGGTTCTTGAAAAGCTGGAAAACAAATTCCTGCCTTCCTACCTGATGAAAATGAGGTGGTTTGGCGGAAAAGGAAAAGGCTTGGACAGCATTAAGGTGGTTTCGCAGGCTACAATCCCGTTGGGACAAAACCCGCCGGCTTACATCCTGTTGCTTGAAATGGCTTATCAAAATGATCTGCCTGAAATGTATCAGCTTCCTGTGGCATATGGCAAAGAGCAATTCTCAAACCGTGTGAAGGAAGACTGTCCGCAAGCTGTAATCGCCAGGATCAAGATCGGTGGCGAGGAGGAAGGCGTGTTGTTCGACGCCATTTACGGACTGGAAATGCAGCAGGCCCTGCTTGTTAATATGGGTGAAAATGTAAAGCTGAAAGCCAAAAACAGTGAGATCCATTTCACAGGAAATGCAGATCTGGCTGCGCACATTAAGGAAAATGACAAGTTCAAACCACGTGTGCTTTCAGGAGAGCAGAGCAATACTTCCATCACCTTCGACGGCAAGTATTTCTTCAAACTGTACAGAAAAGTGGACCGGGCGATCAATCCCGATATGGAAATCACGCATTTCCTTACGCATGAGGCGCAGTTCAAAAATATCCCGGCTTTTGTGGGCGCGGTGGAGTGGAAACATAAGAACGACAGCATGGTGCTGGGTATGATGCAGGAAATGGTTGTCAACAGCACCGACGCCTGGGCCAACATGCTGGACAGACTGGATAGCTTCAACGAAAAAATCCTTTCGACCAGCGAAATACAGCTGCCTACCGAACTTGTGGGCACATTGACAAACCCGGTAGGTTACGAGGACATTCCGGAGGCATTGAAGGACTTGCTGGATGTTCCCGTAGCGGAACAGGTTGCATTACTTGGAACCAGAACAGCTGAAATGCACCTGGCGCTGGCATCAGGCAAAAACAATCCGGATTTCAAACCAGAAGAATTTTCGCTGCATTACCAGCGCTCGGTTTATTCGTCGCTGCAATCACTTGTCCGCGTTGCATTCCAGAGTCTTAACCGCAACACCAAGAAACTTACGCCGGAAGCACAGCAGGAAGCTGCGGACGTATTACAAATGAAAGACGAAATCCTGACGGAACTGAAAAAAGTATATAGCCGCAAAATTGACACGGACAAGATCCGGATCCACGGCGATTATCACTTAGGCCAGGTCTTATTCACAGGAAAAGAGTTCATTATTCTTGACTTTGAGGGCGAACCAGCGCGCAGTTACAGTGAAAGAAGGCTGAAACGCTCCGCATTGAGAGACGTTGCGGGCATGTTGCGTTCGTTCCATTATGCGGCTTATGGCAGTTTGCATCTCGACAATCAGGTACGTAAGGAAGACATTACGAAACTGCTGCCTTTTGTGGAACAATGGTATCATTACATGAGTGGATTTTTCATGAAAGCATATCTGGAAACGGTCAAGGACAGCCCGATCATCCCGCAGAAAAAGGAGGACCTGGAAGTGCTGTTGCAGACATTTTTGCTGCAGAAGGCCATTTATGAACTGAATTATGAGGTCAATAACAGGCCTACATGGGTGATGGTGCCGTTAAGTGGCATAAAGTCACTCATGCACAAATCCGAACCTCAGGTAACAGCTTAA